In Musa acuminata AAA Group cultivar baxijiao chromosome BXJ3-11, Cavendish_Baxijiao_AAA, whole genome shotgun sequence, one DNA window encodes the following:
- the LOC103972101 gene encoding vacuolar-sorting protein BRO1: MSYATGVNVMLAVQEKKTVAVDLYRPLRQYIAVTYGEQEAQAVEDDLDAVRQLHLDLEKPPNAAASPSLRRDNLLSYYRALAVIEPRFPISPDRGHVHTLTFTWFDAFKPAKKAAQTSIHLEKAAVLFNLGAVHSQIALSADRADAAGLKQACNAFQTAAGAFAYLRDNAAGRATTAGGATVDLSVECAGMLEKLMLAQAQECFFEKVIGDAKPPALCSKVARQVGLYYEEAYAVLNAPPLNQHFERTWISHVQLKAAQFYAEACYRYSLDLHEKEEIAEEICRLRIGISALADAKKSARGVAQPLLDAVNKLETNMNQNLETATKENDRVYLMRIPAASSLTALPAASLVKPTSMAEVLDASKESLFSRLVPDSSTKALSRYTDMVDDIIRTQAEKLQQGSEITRVKLKEMDLPDSILALEGNFSLPLDLKEDVEVVQISGGPSGLEPELQQLKDLRRVNQELLVQTEELLKKEADEDAQFRTQFGTRWTRTQSSVLTKNLQDRLNKFAANLKQAADSDARIERAMRDNFNLMAMLDHRPIESALPSLSRPIMSLDGNEDAIVGALKQSLRQLENLGAQRAGLEDILKEMKRKDDILPKLMASTGSQEDLFKKEISKYDQICEEIAQNIEAQEQLLLQIQAQNDDFSSVFNLEDYKVAREKSYKQISAAIAKYREIKDNINEGLKFYVILQDAITNVKQQCSDFAMTRNIQCREMIEDVQRQIAGLNFPDGRAGYNHPSVGQSNLQRNASQQPDPQSAQPYPQPTYHHLPGEHPRPGYSHPYPAYATPPQVPFQAPTSQYPGYRGPYYNAPQQQPGSHPQPPYTIPSPYPPSHQGGYHRPQ, translated from the exons CCGCTCCGCCAGTACATCGCCGTCACCTACGGCGAGCAGGAGGCGCAAGCGGTGGAGGATGACCTCGACGCGGTGCGCCAGCTCCACCTCGATCTCGAGAAGCCCCCCAACGCCGCAGCATCTCCCAGCCTCCGCCGTGACAATCTCCTGTCCTACTACCGCGCCCTCGCCGTCATCGAGCCCCGTTTCCCTATCTCCCCCGATCGTGGCCACGTCCATACCCTCACCTTCACCTGGTTCGACGCCTTCAAGCCCGCCAAGAAGGCCGCCCAAACGTCCATCCACCTCGAGAAGGCCGCTGTCCTCTTCAACCTTGGAGCCGTACACAGCCAGATCGCCCTCTCCGCCGACCGCGCCGACGCCGCAGGCCTCAAGCAGGCCTGCAACGCCTTCCAGACCGCTGCCGGGGCGTTTGCCTACCTCCGGGATAATGCTGCTGGCAGGGCTACTACTGCCGGCGGAGCCACCGTCGATCTCTCTGTCGAGTGTGCCGGGATGCTGGAGAAGCTCATGCTGGCGCAGGCCCAAGAGTGCTTCTTCGAGAAGGTCATCGGGGATGCGAAGCCCCCTGCTCTCTGCTCCAAGGTCGCCCGCCAG GTTGGCCTCTACTATGAGGAAGCCTATGCAGTTCTGAATGCTCCACCACTCAACCAGCACTTTGAACGTACTTGGATATCTCATGTGCAACTTAAGGCAGCCCAATTTTATGCAGAGGCTTGCTATAGATACTCCTTGGATCTTCATGAGAAGGAGGAAATTGCCGAAGAGATTTGTAGGCTGAGGATTGGGATAAGTGCCCTTGCCGATGCAAAGAAATCTGCCAGGGGTGTTGCTCAACCTCTGCTTGATGCTGTTAACAAACTAGAAACTAATATGAACCAGAACCTGGAGACAGCTACGAAGGAAAATGATCGGGTCTATCTCATGCGGATTCCAGCAGCAAGTTCTTTGACTGCTCTGCCTGCAGCCTCTCTTGTGAAGCCTACATCAATGGCTGAAGTTCTAGATGCTAGCAAGGAGAGTCTGTTCTCAAGGCTTGTTCCAGACAGCAGCACAAAGGCTCTATCCAGATATACAGATATGGTCGACGACATCATTCGTACACAAGCAGAAAAGTTGCAGCAAGGAAGTGAGATAACAAGAGTTAAGCTCAAAGAGATGGACCTACCTGATTCTATCTTAGCATTGGAAGGTAACTTTAGTTTGCCCTTGGATCTCAAGGAGGATGTTGAAGTGGTCCAGATAAGTGGTGGCCCTTCTGGGCTGGAACCTGAGCTTCAGCAACTCAAAGACTTAAGGAGAGTCAATCAGGAGCTCTTGGTCCAGACCGAAGAGTTACTAAAGAAGGAAGCAGATGAGGATGCACAATTCCGAACTCAATTTGGGACAAGGTGGACCAGAACTCAGTCGAGCGTGCTGACAAAGAACCTGCAGGATAGATTGAATAAGTTTGCTGCAAATCTTAAACAAGCTGCTGATAGTGATGCAAGGATAGAACGGGCTATGAGAGACAATTTCAACCTGATGGCAATGCTTGATCACAGGCCG ATCGAATCAGCACTTCCAAGTCTTTCAAGGCCTATTATGTCTTTGGATGGAAATGAAGATGCCATAGTGGGAGCACTTAAACAGAGCTTG AGGCAATTGGAGAATCTAGGTGCACAGAGGGCAGGTCTTGAAGACATATTAAAAGAGATGAAGAGAAAG GATGATATACTACCAAAGTTGATGGCAAGCACTGGATCGCAAGAAGATCTCTTTAAGAAGGAGATATCTAAGTATGATCAGATATGTGAAGAAATTGCCCAAAATATTGAGGCACAGGAGCAGTTGCTGCTTCAGATTCAG GCACAAAATGATGACTTTTCTTCTGTGTTCAATCTGGAAGACTACAAAG TTGCTCGTGAGAAGAGTTACAAGCAGATCTCTGCCGCAATAgcaaaatatcgagaaatcaaggatAACATCAATGAGGGATTGAAGTTTTATGTCATTCTTCAG GATGCAATAACAAATGTAAAGCAGCAATGTAGCGACTTTGCAATGACCAGAAACATTCAGTGCCGTGAAATGATTGAGGATGTCCAGAGGCAGATTGCTGGTCTCAACTTTCCCGATGGAAGGGCGGGTTATAATCATCCTTCTGTTGGGCAGTCCAACCTGCAGCGAAATGCTTCTCAGCAACCTGATCCTCAGAGTGCTCAACCATATCCACAACCAACTTACCATCACCTTCCAGGAGAGCACCCGAGACCTGGATATTCTCATCCTTACCCTGCATATGCAACACCGCCGCAGGTCCCTTTCCAAGCACCAACCAGCCAGTATCCAGGATATCGTGGACCTT